A DNA window from Streptococcus parapneumoniae contains the following coding sequences:
- a CDS encoding branched-chain amino acid aminotransferase → MTVTIDWENLGFSYMKLPYRYIAHFKNGQWNQGELTEDATLHISESSPSLHYGQQAFEGLKAYRTKDGSVQLFRPDENAKRLQRTCDRLLMPQVPTDMFVEACKAVVRANEEYVPPYGTGGTLYLRPLLIGVGDIIGVKPAEEYIFTIFAMPVGNYFKGGLVPTNFLIQDEYDRAAPNGTGAAKVGGNYAASLLPGKLAKSRHFSDVIYLDPSTHTKIEEVGSANFFGITADNEFVTPLSPSILPSITKYSLLYLAEHRLGLTPIEGDVPIDNLDRFVEAGACGTAAVISPIGGIQHGDDFHVFYSETEVGPVTRKLYDELTGIQFGDIPAPEGWIVKVD, encoded by the coding sequence ATGACAGTAACGATTGATTGGGAAAACCTTGGTTTCTCCTATATGAAATTACCTTATCGCTATATTGCTCATTTTAAAAATGGACAATGGAATCAAGGAGAGCTTACAGAGGATGCAACTTTGCATATTTCAGAGTCTTCTCCAAGTCTCCACTATGGACAACAAGCATTTGAAGGTTTGAAAGCTTATCGTACTAAGGATGGCAGTGTTCAACTGTTCCGTCCTGATGAAAATGCCAAACGTCTGCAACGTACATGTGACCGTCTCTTGATGCCACAAGTTCCGACAGACATGTTTGTAGAAGCTTGTAAAGCAGTTGTCCGTGCGAATGAAGAATACGTACCACCATACGGAACAGGTGGAACCCTCTATCTTCGCCCTCTTTTGATTGGTGTCGGAGATATTATCGGGGTAAAACCAGCAGAGGAGTATATTTTTACTATCTTTGCTATGCCAGTTGGAAATTACTTTAAGGGTGGCTTGGTTCCAACCAACTTCTTGATTCAGGATGAATACGATCGTGCGGCTCCAAATGGTACAGGTGCGGCTAAGGTTGGTGGGAACTATGCTGCCAGCCTCTTGCCAGGGAAATTGGCCAAGTCACGTCATTTCTCAGATGTTATTTACCTAGATCCATCAACACATACAAAGATTGAAGAAGTTGGATCAGCTAACTTCTTTGGAATTACAGCTGATAATGAATTTGTAACGCCATTGAGTCCATCTATCTTGCCATCTATTACCAAGTATTCCTTACTTTATTTGGCAGAACATCGCTTGGGCTTAACTCCTATTGAAGGAGATGTTCCAATTGATAACCTTGACCGTTTTGTAGAGGCAGGTGCCTGTGGTACAGCAGCGGTTATTTCTCCAATTGGAGGTATTCAACACGGTGATGATTTCCATGTTTTCTATAGTGAAACAGAAGTAGGACCTGTGACTCGTAAACTCTATGATGAACTGACAGGAATTCAGTTTGGTGATATTCCAGCGCCAGAAGGTTGGATTGTAAAAGTAGATTAA
- the parC gene encoding DNA topoisomerase IV subunit A, whose product MSNIQNMSLEDIMGERFGRYSKYIIQDRALPDIRDGLKPVQRRILYSMNKDGNTFEKSYRKSAKSVGNIMGNFHPHGDISIYDAMVRMSQDWKNREILVEMHGNNGSMDGDPPAAMRYTEARLSEIAGYLLQDIEKKTVPFAWNFDDTEKEPTVLPAAFPNLLVNGSTGISAGYATDIPPHNLAEVIDAAVYMIDHPTAKVDKLMEFLPGPDFPTGAIIQGRDEIKKAYETGKGRVVVRSKTEIEKLKGGKEQIVITEIPYEINKANLVKKIDDVRVNNKVAGIAEVRDESDRDGLRIAIELKKDANTELVLNYLFKYTDLQINYNFNMVAIDNFTPRQVGIVPILSSYIAHRREVILARSRFDKEKAEKRLHIVEGLIRVISILDEVIALIRASENKADAKENLKVSYDFTEEQAEAVVTLQLYRLTNTDVVVLQEEEAELREKIAMLAAIIGDERTMYNLMKKELREVKKKFATPRLSSLEDTAKAIEIDTASLIAEEDTYVSVTKAGYIKRTSPRSFAASTLEEIGKRDDDRLIFVQAVKTTQHLLMFTTLGNVIYRPIHELADIRWKDIGEHLSQTITNFETNEEILYVEVVDQFDDATTYFAATRLGQIKRVERKEFTPWRTYKSKSVKYAKLKDETDQIVAVAPIKLDDVFLISQNGYALRFNIEEVPVVGAKAAGVKAMNLKEDDVLQSAFICNTSSFYLLTQRGSLKRVSIDEIPATSRAKRGLQVLRELKNKPHRVFLAGAVAEQGFVGDLFSTEVDVNDQILLVQSNKGTIYESRLQDLSLSERTSNGSFISDTISDEEVFDAYLKEVFTEAK is encoded by the coding sequence ATGAGTAACATTCAAAATATGTCCCTAGAGGACATCATGGGAGAGCGCTTTGGTCGCTACTCCAAGTACATTATTCAAGACCGGGCCTTGCCAGATATTCGTGATGGATTGAAGCCGGTTCAGCGTCGCATTCTTTATTCTATGAATAAGGATGGCAATACTTTTGAAAAGAGCTACCGCAAGTCGGCCAAGTCTGTCGGGAATATCATGGGGAATTTTCACCCACACGGTGATATTTCTATCTATGATGCCATGGTTCGTATGTCACAGGACTGGAAAAACCGTGAGATTTTGGTCGAAATGCACGGTAACAACGGTTCTATGGATGGAGATCCGCCTGCGGCTATGCGTTATACTGAGGCACGTCTGTCTGAAATTGCTGGCTATCTTCTTCAGGATATCGAGAAGAAGACAGTTCCTTTTGCTTGGAACTTTGACGATACAGAGAAAGAGCCGACAGTCTTGCCAGCAGCCTTTCCAAACCTCTTGGTCAATGGATCTACTGGTATTTCGGCTGGATATGCCACAGATATTCCACCACATAATTTGGCTGAAGTAATTGATGCGGCGGTTTACATGATTGACCATCCAACTGCCAAAGTTGACAAACTCATGGAATTCTTGCCTGGACCAGATTTCCCGACAGGAGCTATCATCCAAGGTCGTGATGAAATCAAGAAGGCCTATGAAACTGGAAAAGGACGCGTAGTTGTTCGTTCCAAGACTGAGATTGAAAAGCTAAAAGGTGGTAAGGAACAAATTGTTATTACTGAGATTCCTTATGAAATCAATAAGGCTAATCTGGTCAAAAAAATCGATGATGTTCGTGTCAATAACAAAGTTGCAGGTATTGCTGAGGTTCGTGATGAGTCTGACCGTGATGGTCTACGTATCGCTATCGAACTGAAGAAAGACGCCAATACGGAGCTGGTTCTCAACTATCTCTTCAAATACACAGACCTGCAAATCAACTACAACTTTAACATGGTGGCGATTGACAATTTCACGCCTCGTCAGGTTGGGATCGTTCCAATCTTGTCTAGCTATATCGCCCACCGTCGTGAAGTGATTTTGGCGCGTTCACGCTTTGACAAGGAAAAGGCTGAGAAGCGTCTCCATATCGTCGAAGGTTTGATTCGCGTGATTTCGATTTTGGACGAAGTCATTGCTCTTATCCGTGCTTCTGAGAATAAGGCTGACGCCAAGGAAAACCTCAAAGTCAGCTATGATTTTACAGAAGAGCAGGCTGAGGCCGTTGTTACCTTGCAACTGTACCGTTTGACCAATACAGACGTAGTTGTCTTGCAGGAAGAAGAAGCAGAACTTCGTGAAAAGATTGCCATGCTGGCGGCTATTATCGGTGATGAGCGGACTATGTATAATCTCATGAAGAAAGAACTTCGTGAGGTTAAGAAGAAGTTTGCGACTCCTCGTTTGAGTAGCTTAGAAGACACAGCAAAAGCAATCGAGATTGATACAGCTAGTCTTATCGCCGAGGAGGATACCTATGTCAGCGTGACCAAGGCAGGTTACATCAAGCGTACTAGCCCACGTTCCTTTGCCGCTTCAACCCTGGAAGAAATTGGCAAACGTGATGATGACCGTTTGATTTTTGTACAAGCTGTCAAGACAACACAGCACCTTTTGATGTTCACGACGCTTGGAAATGTCATTTATCGACCAATCCATGAATTGGCAGACATTCGCTGGAAGGACATCGGAGAGCATCTGAGCCAGACCATTACAAACTTTGAAACTAACGAAGAGATTCTTTATGTGGAAGTCGTGGATCAGTTTGATGATGCGACAACTTATTTTGCAGCTACTCGTCTCGGTCAAATCAAGCGTGTAGAACGCAAAGAATTCACTCCATGGCGAACCTACAAGTCTAAGTCTGTCAAGTATGCTAAACTAAAAGATGAGACAGACCAGATTGTAGCAGTGGCTCCGATTAAACTGGATGATGTTTTCTTGATTAGCCAAAACGGTTATGCTCTGCGTTTCAATATCGAAGAGGTTCCTGTTGTCGGTGCCAAGGCTGCAGGTGTCAAGGCTATGAACCTGAAAGAAGATGATGTCCTCCAATCGGCCTTTATCTGTAATACCTCGTCCTTCTACCTCTTGACTCAGCGTGGAAGTTTGAAACGTGTTTCTATTGACGAAATTCCAGCAACCAGCCGTGCCAAACGTGGTTTACAAGTCTTGCGTGAGTTGAAAAACAAACCGCACCGTGTCTTCTTGGCAGGAGCAGTTGCAGAACAAGGCTTCGTTGGTGACCTATTTAGTACAGAAGTGGACGTGAACGACCAAATTCTACTTGTTCAATCCAATAAAGGAACAATCTATGAAAGCCGATTGCAAGACTTGAGTCTGTCAGAACGCACAAGTAACGGTAGCTTCATCTCTGACACGATTTCTGATGAAGAAGTTTTTGACGCTTATCTTAAAGAAGTATTTACTGAAGCTAAATAA
- the parE gene encoding DNA topoisomerase IV subunit B encodes MSKKEININNYNDDAIQVLEGLDAVRKRPGMYIGSTDGAGLHHLVWEIVDNAVDEALSGFGDRIDVTINKDGSLTVQDHGRGMPTGMHAMGIPTVEVIFTILHAGGKFGQGGYKTSGGLHGVGSSVVNALSSWLEVEITRDGAVYKQRFENGGKPVTTLKKIGTAPKSKTGTKVTFMPDATIFSTTDFKYNTISERLNESAFLLKNVTLSLTDKRTDEAIEFHYENGVQDFVSYLNEDKETLTPVLYFEGEDNGFQVEVALQYNDGFSDNILSFVNNVRTKDGGTHETGLKSAITKVMNDYARKTGLLKEKDKNLEGSDYREGLAAVLSILVPEEHLQFEGQTKDKLGSPLARPVVDVIVADKLTFFLMENGELASNLIRKAIKARDAREAARKARDESRNGKKNKKDKGLLSGKLTPAQSKNPAKNELYLVEGDSAGGSAKQGRDRKFQAILPLRGKVINTAKAKMADILKNEEINTMIYTIGAGVGADFSLEDANYDKIIIMTDADTDGAHIQTLLLTFFYRYMRPLVEAGHVYIALPPLYKMSKGKGKKEEVAYAWTDGELEELRKQFGKGATLQRYKGLGEMNADQLWETTMNPETRTLIRVTIEDLARAERRVNVLMGDKVEPRRKWIEDNVKFTLEEATVF; translated from the coding sequence GTGTCAAAAAAGGAAATCAATATTAACAATTATAATGATGATGCCATTCAGGTGCTAGAAGGGTTGGATGCGGTCCGAAAACGTCCAGGGATGTATATCGGATCTACTGATGGTGCTGGCCTCCATCACCTAGTCTGGGAAATCGTCGATAATGCGGTCGATGAAGCTTTGTCTGGATTTGGTGACCGTATTGATGTGACCATCAATAAAGATGGCAGTTTAACGGTTCAAGACCATGGTCGCGGGATGCCAACTGGTATGCACGCTATGGGAATCCCAACAGTTGAGGTTATCTTTACCATTCTTCATGCCGGAGGGAAATTCGGTCAAGGAGGCTATAAGACATCAGGTGGACTTCACGGGGTGGGTTCTTCCGTTGTTAATGCTCTATCTAGTTGGCTGGAGGTTGAAATCACCCGTGATGGCGCAGTTTACAAGCAACGTTTTGAAAATGGTGGCAAACCTGTTACGACTTTGAAGAAAATTGGTACAGCGCCCAAGTCTAAAACAGGTACCAAAGTTACGTTTATGCCCGATGCGACCATCTTTTCTACGACAGACTTCAAGTACAATACCATTTCAGAGCGCCTTAATGAGTCAGCATTTCTCTTGAAAAATGTGACCTTGTCTTTGACGGACAAGCGTACAGATGAAGCGATTGAGTTTCATTATGAGAACGGGGTGCAGGACTTTGTTTCTTATCTGAACGAAGACAAGGAAACCTTGACACCAGTTCTGTACTTTGAAGGGGAAGATAATGGTTTCCAAGTGGAAGTTGCGCTTCAGTATAATGATGGATTCTCAGATAACATTCTATCCTTTGTCAATAACGTTCGTACTAAAGATGGTGGAACGCATGAAACAGGACTCAAGTCTGCTATTACCAAGGTCATGAATGACTATGCGCGTAAGACGGGGCTTCTCAAGGAAAAAGATAAAAATCTTGAAGGTTCCGACTATCGTGAGGGACTAGCGGCCGTTCTTTCTATCTTGGTTCCTGAAGAACATTTGCAGTTTGAAGGCCAGACCAAGGATAAACTGGGAAGCCCACTAGCTCGTCCAGTTGTGGATGTCATAGTGGCTGATAAGTTGACCTTCTTCCTCATGGAAAATGGAGAATTGGCTTCGAATCTCATTCGCAAGGCTATCAAGGCGCGTGATGCCCGTGAGGCGGCCCGCAAAGCGCGTGATGAGAGCAGAAATGGCAAGAAAAATAAGAAAGACAAGGGCTTGCTTTCTGGTAAGTTAACCCCAGCCCAGTCTAAAAATCCTGCTAAGAATGAACTCTATCTAGTCGAGGGGGACTCTGCCGGCGGTTCTGCCAAGCAAGGTCGTGACCGCAAGTTCCAAGCTATCTTGCCTCTTCGAGGTAAGGTTATCAATACAGCCAAGGCTAAGATGGCGGATATTCTCAAAAATGAAGAAATCAATACCATGATTTATACCATCGGTGCGGGTGTCGGAGCAGACTTCTCCCTTGAAGATGCCAACTATGACAAGATCATTATCATGACCGATGCGGATACAGACGGTGCCCACATTCAGACTTTACTCTTGACATTTTTCTACCGCTACATGCGTCCACTAGTTGAGGCGGGACATGTTTATATCGCTCTTCCGCCTCTTTACAAGATGTCCAAAGGTAAAGGCAAGAAAGAAGAAGTGGCCTATGCATGGACAGATGGAGAGCTAGAAGAACTCCGCAAGCAGTTCGGTAAAGGCGCAACACTCCAACGATATAAAGGTCTTGGTGAGATGAATGCGGATCAGCTTTGGGAAACAACTATGAACCCAGAAACCCGTACCCTCATCCGTGTTACAATCGAAGACCTAGCACGTGCTGAACGCCGCGTCAATGTCCTCATGGGAGACAAGGTCGAACCACGCCGTAAGTGGATTGAAGATAATGTCAAGTTTACGCTGGAAGAAGCGACAGTGTTTTAA
- the plsY gene encoding glycerol-3-phosphate 1-O-acyltransferase PlsY: MITIVLLILAYLLGSIPSGLWIGQVFFQINLREHGSGNTGTTNTFRILGKKAGMATFVIDFFKGTLATLLPIIFHLQGVSPLIFGVLAVIGHTFPIFAGFKGGKAVATSAGVIFGFAPVFCLYLAVVFFGTLYLGSMISLSSVTASIAAVSGVLLFPLFGFILTNYDPLFIAIILALASLIIIRHKDNITRIQNKTENLVPWGLNLTHQDPKK, from the coding sequence ATGATTACAATAGTTTTATTAATCCTAGCTTATCTGCTGGGTTCGATTCCGTCTGGTCTCTGGATTGGACAAGTATTCTTTCAAATCAATCTGCGCGAGCATGGTTCTGGTAACACTGGAACGACCAATACCTTCCGCATTTTAGGTAAGAAAGCTGGTATGGCAACCTTTGTCATTGACTTTTTTAAAGGAACCCTAGCAACGCTTCTTCCGATTATTTTTCATCTGCAAGGCGTTTCGCCTCTCATCTTTGGAGTTTTGGCTGTTATTGGTCATACCTTCCCTATCTTTGCAGGATTCAAGGGTGGTAAGGCTGTCGCAACCAGTGCTGGTGTGATTTTCGGATTTGCGCCTGTCTTCTGCCTCTACCTTGCGGTTGTTTTCTTTGGGACCCTCTATCTAGGCAGTATGATTTCACTTTCCAGTGTCACAGCATCTATAGCAGCCGTCAGCGGAGTTCTACTCTTTCCACTTTTTGGTTTTATCCTGACTAACTATGACCCTCTCTTCATCGCTATTATCCTAGCACTGGCTAGTTTGATTATCATTCGTCATAAGGATAATATCACACGCATCCAAAATAAAACTGAAAATCTTGTCCCTTGGGGATTAAACTTAACTCATCAAGATCCTAAAAAATAA
- a CDS encoding ABC transporter permease — protein sequence MSITTLLTLLVSSMLIYSAPLIFTSIGGVFSERGGVVNVGLEGIMVMGAFSGVVFNLEFAEQFGAATPWLSLLVAGLVGGIFSIIHAAATVHFRADHVVSGTVLNLMAPALAVFLVKVLYNKGQTDNLSQTFGRFDFPVLANIPVIGDIFFKSTSLLGYIAIAFSFLAWFILFKTRFGLRLRSVGEHPQAADTLGINVYKMRYLGVIISGFLGGIGGAIYAQSISVNFSVTTIVGPGFIALAAMIFGKWNPIGAMLSSLFFGLSQSLAVIGSQLPFLQGVPAVYLQIAPYVLTILVLAAFFGKAVAPKADGINYIKSK from the coding sequence ATGTCTATTACAACCTTGCTCACCCTCTTGGTGTCTTCTATGCTGATTTACTCAGCACCCCTCATCTTTACAAGTATTGGTGGTGTTTTCTCTGAACGTGGTGGTGTCGTAAACGTCGGCCTTGAAGGAATTATGGTTATGGGTGCCTTTTCTGGAGTTGTCTTTAACCTTGAATTTGCGGAACAATTTGGAGCAGCAACTCCATGGCTATCCTTGCTTGTAGCAGGATTGGTAGGGGGAATCTTTTCTATCATCCACGCAGCAGCGACGGTTCATTTCCGTGCAGACCATGTTGTCAGCGGTACTGTCTTGAACTTGATGGCGCCAGCCTTGGCTGTTTTCTTGGTGAAAGTTCTTTATAACAAAGGACAAACCGACAACCTAAGTCAGACTTTTGGACGCTTTGACTTCCCAGTCTTGGCAAATATCCCAGTGATTGGTGATATCTTCTTCAAGTCAACTAGTCTGCTTGGTTATATCGCGATTGCCTTCTCATTCCTTGCTTGGTTTATCCTCTTCAAGACTCGTTTTGGTCTTCGTCTCCGCTCTGTAGGTGAGCATCCTCAAGCAGCGGATACATTGGGAATCAATGTCTACAAGATGAGATATCTAGGAGTAATCATTTCAGGTTTCCTAGGTGGAATTGGTGGAGCGATTTATGCTCAATCGATTTCAGTTAACTTCTCAGTGACAACTATTGTTGGACCTGGATTTATCGCCCTTGCTGCGATGATTTTTGGGAAATGGAATCCAATCGGCGCCATGCTTTCTAGTCTCTTCTTCGGGCTGTCACAAAGTTTGGCCGTTATCGGTTCTCAATTGCCATTCCTACAAGGAGTGCCAGCGGTTTACCTTCAAATCGCACCTTATGTTTTGACTATTCTGGTCTTGGCAGCCTTCTTTGGAAAAGCAGTCGCACCAAAAGCAGATGGTATCAACTATATCAAATCAAAATAA
- a CDS encoding ABC transporter permease, with protein MSKKLQQISVPLISVFLGILLGAIVMWIFGYDAIWGYEELFYTAFGSLRGIGEIFRAMGPLVLIGLGFAVASRAGFFNVGLPGQALAGWILSGWFALSHPDMPRPLMILATIVIALIAGGIVGAIPGILRAYLGTSEVIVTIMMNYIVLYVGNAFIHAFPKDFMQSTDSTIRVGANATYQTPWLAELTGNSRMNIGIFFAIIAVAVIWFMLKKTTLGFEIRAVGLNLHASEYAGISAKRTIILSMIISGALAGLGGAVEGLGTFQNVYVQGASLAVGFNGMAVSLLAANSPIGILFAAFLFGVLQVGAPGMNAAQVPSELVSIVTASIIFFVSVHYLIERFVKPKKQVKGGK; from the coding sequence ATGTCTAAAAAATTACAACAAATTTCGGTTCCCTTGATTTCTGTCTTCCTAGGAATTTTACTTGGAGCCATTGTCATGTGGATCTTCGGTTATGATGCTATTTGGGGCTATGAAGAATTGTTCTATACAGCCTTTGGTAGTCTACGCGGGATTGGGGAAATCTTCCGTGCAATGGGGCCTTTGGTCTTGATTGGTCTTGGTTTTGCTGTTGCCAGTCGTGCTGGTTTCTTTAACGTTGGACTTCCTGGTCAGGCTTTGGCAGGTTGGATTCTCAGTGGTTGGTTTGCCTTATCGCATCCAGATATGCCACGTCCTTTGATGATTTTAGCGACTATCGTGATTGCCTTGATTGCTGGTGGAATTGTCGGTGCCATTCCAGGTATTCTGAGAGCCTATCTAGGGACGTCAGAGGTTATTGTAACCATTATGATGAACTACATTGTCTTGTATGTAGGAAATGCCTTTATCCATGCTTTCCCTAAAGACTTTATGCAAAGTACAGATTCGACCATTCGTGTTGGGGCTAATGCAACCTATCAGACACCTTGGTTAGCTGAGTTGACTGGTAACTCGCGGATGAATATTGGTATTTTCTTTGCCATCATTGCAGTTGCAGTTATTTGGTTCATGCTCAAGAAAACAACTCTTGGTTTTGAAATTCGTGCAGTTGGTCTTAATCTACATGCATCAGAATATGCTGGTATTTCTGCAAAACGGACTATTATTCTATCAATGATTATTTCAGGTGCCTTGGCTGGTCTTGGTGGAGCCGTTGAAGGACTTGGAACCTTCCAGAACGTCTATGTTCAAGGGGCGTCATTGGCTGTTGGATTTAACGGGATGGCGGTTAGTCTGCTTGCAGCCAACTCACCAATTGGTATTCTCTTTGCAGCCTTCCTATTTGGTGTTCTCCAAGTTGGAGCTCCTGGTATGAATGCGGCGCAGGTACCGTCTGAGCTTGTCAGCATTGTGACAGCGTCTATTATCTTCTTTGTCAGTGTTCATTACCTTATCGAACGCTTTGTCAAACCGAAAAAACAAGTTAAAGGAGGTAAGTAA
- a CDS encoding ABC transporter ATP-binding protein, with amino-acid sequence MAHENVIEMRDITKVFGEFVANDKINLHLRKGEIHALLGENGAGKSTLMNMLAGLLEPTSGEIAVNGQVVNLDSPSKAAGLGIGMVHQHFMLVEAFTVAENIILGSELTKNGVLDIAGASKEIKALSERYGLAVDPSAKVADISVGAQQRVEILKTLYRGADILIFDEPTAVLTPSEIEELMAIMKNLVKEGKSIILITHKLDEIRAVSDRVTVIRRGKSIETVEIAGATNADLAEMMVGRSVSFKTEKQASQPKEVVLSIKDLVVNENRGVPAVKNLSLDVRAGEIVGIAGIDGNGQSELIQAITGLRKVESGSIELKGDSIVGLHPRQITELSVGHVPEDRHRDGLILEMMISENIALQTYYKEPHSKNGILNYSNITSYAKKLMEEFDVRAASEFVPAAALSGGNQQKAIIAREIDRDPDLLIVSQPTRGLDVGAIEYIHKRLIEERDNGKAVLVVSFELDEILNVSDRIAVIHDGKIQGIVSPETTNKQELGVLMAGGNLGKEKSDV; translated from the coding sequence ATGGCACACGAAAATGTCATTGAGATGCGTGATATTACCAAGGTGTTTGGTGAATTTGTTGCCAACGACAAAATCAACCTGCACCTACGAAAAGGTGAAATTCATGCACTTTTAGGAGAAAATGGGGCTGGTAAGTCCACGCTCATGAACATGTTAGCAGGCCTTCTTGAACCAACTAGTGGTGAAATCGCGGTCAACGGTCAAGTTGTTAACCTCGACTCGCCATCTAAAGCAGCTGGCTTGGGAATCGGAATGGTTCACCAGCACTTTATGTTGGTAGAGGCTTTCACGGTGGCTGAAAACATTATTTTAGGAAGTGAATTGACTAAAAATGGTGTGCTAGATATCGCTGGAGCTAGTAAAGAAATCAAGGCTCTTTCTGAACGTTATGGCTTAGCTGTGGACCCTTCTGCCAAGGTGGCAGACATCTCAGTTGGGGCCCAACAACGTGTAGAAATTTTAAAAACCCTTTATCGGGGGGCTGATATTCTTATCTTTGACGAACCAACGGCTGTTTTGACTCCATCAGAAATTGAGGAGTTAATGGCTATTATGAAAAATCTTGTCAAAGAAGGAAAATCAATTATCTTGATTACCCACAAGTTGGATGAGATTCGTGCAGTTTCTGACCGCGTTACAGTTATCCGTCGTGGGAAATCAATTGAAACCGTCGAAATTGCAGGGGCTACCAATGCTGATTTGGCTGAAATGATGGTAGGACGTTCCGTTTCCTTTAAAACAGAGAAACAAGCTTCTCAACCAAAAGAAGTGGTCTTGTCAATCAAAGATTTGGTGGTCAATGAAAACCGCGGTGTCCCAGCTGTGAAAAATCTATCCTTGGATGTTCGTGCGGGAGAGATTGTTGGTATCGCGGGTATTGATGGAAATGGTCAGTCTGAACTCATTCAAGCAATCACAGGTCTTCGCAAGGTTGAATCTGGTAGCATTGAGCTAAAAGGAGATTCAATTGTAGGCTTGCACCCACGTCAGATTACAGAGTTGAGTGTTGGGCACGTTCCAGAAGACCGTCACCGTGATGGTTTGATTTTGGAAATGATGATTTCTGAAAATATTGCCCTTCAAACCTACTACAAAGAACCACATAGTAAAAATGGAATTTTGAACTATTCAAATATTACTTCTTATGCTAAAAAGCTAATGGAAGAGTTTGATGTTCGTGCTGCCAGCGAATTTGTTCCTGCAGCTGCACTCTCAGGAGGAAATCAACAAAAAGCAATTATTGCTCGTGAAATTGATCGAGATCCTGATCTCCTTATCGTCAGCCAGCCAACTCGTGGGTTGGATGTCGGTGCCATTGAATATATCCACAAACGCTTGATTGAAGAGCGTGATAATGGAAAGGCTGTCCTTGTTGTCAGCTTTGAACTAGATGAGATTTTAAACGTCTCAGACCGTATTGCCGTTATTCACGATGGTAAGATTCAAGGTATTGTATCACCAGAAACAACCAATAAACAAGAACTTGGTGTCTTGATGGCTGGTGGAAACTTGGGAAAGGAGAAGAGTGATGTCTAA
- a CDS encoding BMP family protein encodes MNKKQWLGLGLVAVAAVGLAACGNRSSRKADSSSDMKTKAAIVTDTGGVDDKSFNQSAWEGLQAWGKEHNLAKDKGFTYFQSTSEADYANNLQQAAGSYNLIFGVGFALHNAVKDAAEEHTDLNYVLIDDVIKDKKNVASVTFADNEAAYLAGVAAAKTTKTKQVGFVGGIESEVISRFAAGFKAGVESVDPSIKVQVDYAGSFGDAAKGKTIAAAQYAAGADVVYQAAGGTGAGVFAEAKSLNESRPENEKVWVIGVDRDQEAEGKYTSKDGKESNFVLVSTLKQVGTTVKDIANKAEKGEFPGGQIIVYSLKDKGVDLVTTNLSEEGKKAVEDAKAKILDGSVKVPEK; translated from the coding sequence ATGAACAAGAAACAATGGCTAGGCCTTGGTCTAGTTGCAGTGGCAGCAGTTGGACTTGCTGCATGTGGTAACCGCTCTTCTCGTAAGGCAGATTCATCTTCTGATATGAAGACAAAAGCAGCAATCGTCACTGATACTGGTGGTGTTGATGACAAATCATTCAACCAATCAGCTTGGGAAGGTTTGCAGGCTTGGGGTAAAGAACACAATCTTGCAAAAGATAAAGGTTTCACTTACTTCCAATCAACAAGTGAAGCTGACTACGCTAACAACTTGCAACAAGCGGCTGGAAGTTACAACCTAATCTTCGGAGTTGGTTTTGCCCTTCACAATGCAGTTAAAGATGCAGCAGAAGAGCACACTGATTTGAACTATGTCTTGATTGATGATGTGATTAAAGATAAAAAGAATGTTGCTAGCGTAACATTTGCTGATAACGAAGCTGCTTACCTTGCAGGTGTTGCAGCAGCTAAAACAACTAAAACAAAACAAGTTGGTTTTGTAGGTGGTATCGAATCTGAAGTTATCTCACGTTTTGCAGCTGGATTTAAAGCTGGTGTTGAGTCAGTAGACCCATCTATCAAAGTACAAGTTGACTATGCTGGTTCATTTGGTGATGCTGCTAAAGGTAAAACAATTGCAGCAGCACAATACGCAGCTGGTGCAGACGTTGTTTACCAAGCAGCTGGTGGTACAGGTGCTGGTGTCTTTGCAGAAGCAAAATCACTCAACGAAAGCCGTCCTGAAAATGAAAAAGTTTGGGTTATCGGTGTTGACCGTGACCAAGAAGCAGAAGGTAAATACACTTCTAAAGATGGCAAAGAATCAAACTTTGTTCTTGTATCTACATTGAAACAAGTTGGTACAACTGTAAAAGATATTGCTAACAAGGCAGAAAAAGGTGAATTCCCTGGTGGTCAAATCATTGTCTACTCATTGAAAGATAAAGGGGTTGACTTGGTAACAACTAACCTTTCTGAAGAAGGTAAAAAAGCTGTTGAAGACGCTAAAGCTAAAATCCTTGATGGAAGCGTAAAAGTTCCTGAAAAATAA